One Salvelinus fontinalis isolate EN_2023a chromosome 11, ASM2944872v1, whole genome shotgun sequence DNA window includes the following coding sequences:
- the LOC129865805 gene encoding alpha-2 adrenergic receptor-like: MDGMDSFNSSGVDTFPAVNLNSSESPYSSATIASLAALVSFLILFTVVGNVLVVIAVLTSRAMKAPQNLFLVSLATADILVATLVMPFSLANELMGYWYFGRVWCGIYLALDVLFCTSSIVHLCAISLDRYWSVTQAVEYNLKRTPKRVKCIIVIVWLISAMISSPPLISIDKNNDNSQYPGCELNNDTWYILSSSIASFFAPCLIMILVYIRIYQVAKTRTRGMSEKKHGPGEPTMTENGLSKAALCKINGDRETGHCQCPPTPSMMTTEVHDEGDLEESSSSEGKGHTKPQDLNHKRVKRASRKNSAISKHSSRISRASNKSMDLFASRRKRRRSSVSMKKVSQAREKRFTFVLAVVMGVFVVCWFPFFFSYCLHGVCGDPCKIPDPLFKFFFWIGYCNSSLNPAIYTIFNQDFRRAFQKILCKSWKKSF; encoded by the coding sequence atggaCGGAATGGATTCGTTTAATTCAAGCGGAGTTGACACGTTCCCTGCTGTCAACTTAAATTCATCAGAAAGTCCATATTCTTCGGCTACAATAGCGAGTCTTGCAGCACTTGTaagttttcttattttgtttacAGTGGTCGGGAACGTTCTGGTTGTAATTGCGGTGTTAACAAGCCGGGCAATGAAAGCTCCCCAGAATCTGTTTTTGGTTTCGTTAGCCACCGCAGACATTCTGGTTGCCACTTTGGTGATGCCATTTTCTCTGGCAAACGAACTTATGGGCTACTGGTATTTCGGCAGAGTTTGGTGTGGAATTTACCTCGCTTTAGATGTCTTATTTTGCACTTCGTCCATCGTCCATCTGTGCGCAATCAGTTTGGACCGCTACTGGTCCGTTACGCAAGCTGTTGAATATAATCTCAAACGGACTCCTAAACGAGTGAAGTGTATTATCGTCATTGTATGGCTTATATCTGCCATGATATCTTCTCCTCCGTTAatatcaatagacaagaacaatgATAACTCTCAGTACCCAGGGTGTGAGCTGAACAATGACACTTGGTACATCCTCTCCTCTAGCATTGCGTCATTCTTTGCGCCTTGCCTAATCATGATATTAGTGTATATTAGAATATACCAAGTGGCCAAGACGAGGACCAGGGGCATGTCGGAGAAAAAACATGGTCCAGGTGAACCTACAATGACTGAGAATGGGCTAAGCAAAGCCGCCTTGTGCAAAATCAACGGGGACAGAGAGACCGGGCACTGCCAGTGCCCACCCACGCCCAGCATGATGACCACAGAGGTTCATGATGAGGGGGACCTGGAGGAGAGCTCCTCCTCAGAGGGCAAAGGTCACACCAAACCTCAGGACCTGAACCATAAGAGGGTCAAGCGGGCCAGTCGGAAGAACAGTGCCATCTCCAAACACTCCAGCCGGATCTCTAGAGCCAGCAACAAATCCATGGACCTGTTCGCctccaggaggaagaggaggaggagctctGTGTCCATGAAAAAGGTCTCCCAGGCCAGGGAGAAGAGGTTCACCTTTGTGCTGGCGGTAGTCATGGGGGTATTTGTGGTGTGCTGGTTCCCATTCTTCTTCAGCTACTGCCTGCATGGAGTGTGCGGGGACCCCTGTAAGATTCCCGATCCCCTCTTTAAATTCTTCTTCTGGATTGGTTACTGCAACAGCTCACTCAACCCCGCCATCTACACTATCTTCAACCAGGATTTCCGACGCGCCTTTCAGAAAATCCTTTGCAAGTCGTGGAAAAAATCATTCTAG